The DNA sequence GGTGATAAACAGTAACGATAAAAGTAAATTCTTCGGTTGCATCAATTAAATTTAAAATGGGCAGTACTACCTTAACAGCAATCCGGCGAAAATATTGTTTTCGATCAGCTTTTTTTAATCCCGCTTAACGTTTATCCTGCCGCGCCGGTCATTTCCGCCAGTTCGCGGGCATTGGCAGGGGCGTATCCGGCCTGGTCATTGTCGAAATAAACAAGTACATCTTTCCCGTTCTTCTGCCAATGGAGACACTTTTTCGCCCATTTTTTGAGTGTGCCCTGTGTATACTTTCCCTGGTATTTACCACCCGGCCCGTGCAGCCGCACATAAACGAAATCCGCGCTTACTTCTTCCGGCGATTGGTGCCCCGCCAGCTCGTAGATGCAGAAGGCGCAGTTATGCTGCCGGAGCAATTCGTAAATATCTTCCCGGTACCAGCTGTGATCACGGAACTCAAAGGTATACCGTTGATCTGTAGGAAGAATGTCCAGGAAGCCTTTCAACCGTTCAACATTTACTTTCCAACGGGGCGGGAGCTGGTACAGGACAGGGCCCGCTTTTTTGCCCAGTTGGCCCACGCCTTCGAAAAAATAATCCAGGTCGTTTGCCGCTACCTTTAGCTTTTTCATATGCGTAACGTAGCGGTTCCCTTTTATGGAAAACAGGAAGCCGGCCGGAACGGACTTTGCCCAGTTTTCAAAGGTGCCCGGTGAAGGAAGCCGGTAAAAGGGATTATTCAGTTCAACGGTTTTGAAATGTTTCAGGTAGAACTCCAGCTGCTCATTGTTCCTGGTCCCTTCAGGATAAAAGGGGCCTATCCAATGTTTATAATGCCAGCCCGATGTGCCTATGTGAATGCGTCCTTTTTTCATGAATATCGTTTTTGCTGCACTGCTTTTTTGCTACATATATGAAAATGCAAAAACATTGCCCGGGCAGGATGGAGTGGCACGGTTTTCGAGTAATATATACTGAAACACTCTTTGGGGGTGGTTTTTAA is a window from the Anseongella ginsenosidimutans genome containing:
- a CDS encoding DUF72 domain-containing protein codes for the protein MKKGRIHIGTSGWHYKHWIGPFYPEGTRNNEQLEFYLKHFKTVELNNPFYRLPSPGTFENWAKSVPAGFLFSIKGNRYVTHMKKLKVAANDLDYFFEGVGQLGKKAGPVLYQLPPRWKVNVERLKGFLDILPTDQRYTFEFRDHSWYREDIYELLRQHNCAFCIYELAGHQSPEEVSADFVYVRLHGPGGKYQGKYTQGTLKKWAKKCLHWQKNGKDVLVYFDNDQAGYAPANARELAEMTGAAG